From Virgibacillus ihumii, the proteins below share one genomic window:
- the tuf gene encoding elongation factor Tu — protein sequence MAKEKFDRSKSHVNIGTIGHVDHGKTTLTAAITATLHKKSGKGTAMAYDQIDGAPEEKERGITIATSHVEYETDTRHYAHVDCPGHADYVKNMITGAAQMDGAILVVSAADGPMPQTREHILLSRNVGVPAIVVFLNKCDMVDDEELLELVEMEVRDLLTEYDFPGDDVPVVKGSALKALEGDADYEEKIFELMSAVDEYIPTPERDHDKPFMMPVEDVFSITGRGTVATGRVERGSVKVGDEVEVIGLAEKASKTTVTGVEMFRKLLDYAEAGDNIGALLRGVSRDDINRGQVLAKPGSITPHTNFKAEVYVLSKEEGGRHTPFFANYRPQFYFRTTDVTGVITLPEGVEMVMPGDNIEMAVELISPIAIEDGTRFSIREGGRTVGSGVVTTIQK from the coding sequence ATGGCTAAAGAAAAGTTCGATCGCTCAAAAAGTCACGTAAACATTGGAACAATTGGACACGTTGACCATGGTAAAACTACTTTAACTGCTGCAATCACTGCTACATTGCACAAAAAATCCGGTAAAGGTACCGCAATGGCTTATGACCAAATTGACGGCGCTCCGGAAGAAAAAGAACGTGGAATTACAATTGCAACTTCCCACGTTGAGTATGAAACGGACACTCGTCACTATGCTCACGTTGACTGCCCGGGACACGCTGACTATGTTAAAAACATGATCACTGGTGCAGCACAAATGGATGGAGCTATCCTGGTAGTGTCTGCTGCTGATGGTCCAATGCCGCAAACTCGTGAGCACATCCTTCTGTCACGTAACGTTGGGGTTCCTGCAATCGTGGTATTCCTTAACAAATGTGACATGGTAGACGACGAAGAACTTCTTGAACTTGTTGAAATGGAAGTTCGCGATCTGTTGACTGAGTATGACTTCCCTGGTGATGATGTACCAGTTGTTAAAGGTTCTGCACTGAAAGCTCTTGAAGGCGATGCAGACTATGAAGAAAAAATCTTTGAATTGATGTCTGCTGTTGATGAGTACATTCCAACTCCGGAACGTGACCATGACAAGCCATTCATGATGCCTGTTGAGGACGTATTCTCAATCACTGGCCGTGGTACAGTGGCAACTGGCCGTGTTGAGCGCGGATCTGTTAAAGTTGGTGACGAAGTAGAAGTTATCGGTCTTGCTGAGAAAGCTTCTAAAACAACTGTTACTGGTGTGGAAATGTTCCGTAAGCTTCTTGACTATGCTGAAGCAGGTGACAACATTGGTGCACTGCTTCGCGGTGTATCACGCGATGACATCAACCGTGGTCAAGTATTGGCTAAGCCTGGTTCAATTACACCACACACTAACTTCAAGGCTGAAGTTTATGTATTGTCAAAAGAAGAAGGTGGACGTCATACACCATTTTTTGCAAACTATCGTCCACAGTTCTATTTCCGTACTACAGACGTTACTGGTGTTATTACACTTCCAGAAGGCGTTGAAATGGTAATGCCAGGAGATAACATCGAAATGGCAGTGGAACTGATTTCACCAATCGCTATCGAAGACGGTACCCGTTTCTCTATCCGTGAAGGCGGACGTACTGTTGGATCCGGCGTTGTAACTACCATTCAGAAGTAA
- the rpsJ gene encoding 30S ribosomal protein S10 yields MAKEKIRIRLKAYDHRILDQSAEKIVDTAKRSGAGVSGPIPLPTERSVYTVLRAVHKYKDAREQFEMRTHKRLIDIVNPTPQTVDSLMRLDLPSGVDIEIKL; encoded by the coding sequence ATGGCAAAAGAAAAGATTAGGATTCGATTAAAAGCGTATGACCACCGTATTTTAGATCAGTCTGCTGAAAAAATTGTAGATACGGCTAAACGTTCAGGTGCAGGTGTATCCGGACCGATTCCGTTGCCTACAGAGCGTTCAGTATACACTGTTCTGCGTGCAGTGCACAAATACAAAGACGCACGCGAACAATTTGAAATGCGTACTCATAAACGCTTAATCGATATTGTCAATCCAACACCACAAACAGTTGACTCGCTAATGAGACTCGACTTGCCATCAGGTGTGGATATTGAAATCAAATTATAA
- the rplC gene encoding 50S ribosomal protein L3 — translation MAKGILGRKIGMTQLFSDEGELVPVTVVQAEPNVVLQKKSLENDGYEAIQIGFADEKESRANKAEKGHADKANTAPKRYVREIRNANLDEYEVGQELSVDVFQVGDLVDATGTSKGKGFQGAIKRHNQQRGPKTHGSHFHRGPGAIGMAADPARVFKGTKLPGQTGGKQITNQNLEIVKVDNERNLLLIKGNIPGAKKSFVKITSALKAN, via the coding sequence ATGGCGAAAGGAATCTTAGGTCGTAAAATCGGCATGACTCAGCTTTTCTCCGATGAAGGAGAACTTGTACCGGTAACGGTTGTTCAGGCTGAGCCAAACGTAGTATTACAGAAAAAGTCATTAGAAAATGATGGCTATGAAGCTATACAGATCGGTTTTGCTGATGAAAAGGAATCACGTGCAAACAAAGCGGAAAAAGGTCATGCTGATAAAGCAAACACAGCCCCTAAGCGCTACGTTCGTGAAATCCGTAACGCGAATCTTGATGAATATGAAGTAGGTCAAGAATTAAGCGTTGATGTTTTTCAGGTTGGCGATTTGGTGGATGCAACCGGAACTTCAAAAGGGAAAGGATTCCAGGGTGCAATCAAGCGCCACAATCAGCAACGTGGTCCGAAAACCCATGGTTCCCACTTTCACAGAGGACCAGGTGCAATCGGTATGGCAGCTGACCCGGCGCGTGTCTTTAAAGGTACGAAATTACCGGGACAAACGGGCGGAAAGCAAATTACCAATCAAAACCTTGAAATAGTAAAGGTGGACAACGAACGTAATCTGCTTTTGATTAAAGGTAATATTCCTGGTGCAAAGAAATCATTTGTGAAAATCACGAGTGCATTAAAGGCTAACTAA
- the rplD gene encoding 50S ribosomal protein L4 — protein MPKVALFKQDGSQAGDVELNDSVFGIEPHTHAMNEAVLMQRASLRQGTHAVKNRAEVRGGGAKPWRQKGTGRARQGSTRSPQWVGGGTVFGPTPRTYSYKLPKKVRRLALKSALSSKLKEEDAVVLESISIDAPKTKEVVKMLEALKVDSKALVVTAENDETVNRSANNLQNVKVLTVTELNVLDLLTHDKLIITKEAAEKAGEVLA, from the coding sequence ATGCCTAAAGTAGCACTATTTAAACAAGATGGATCTCAAGCTGGCGACGTGGAATTGAACGATTCCGTTTTTGGCATTGAACCACATACGCACGCTATGAATGAAGCAGTGCTGATGCAGCGCGCATCATTACGTCAGGGCACACATGCCGTGAAAAACCGTGCAGAGGTTAGAGGCGGTGGAGCTAAACCTTGGCGTCAAAAAGGAACCGGCCGTGCAAGACAGGGTTCAACCCGTTCACCGCAATGGGTAGGTGGCGGAACTGTGTTTGGACCTACTCCACGCACGTACAGCTATAAATTGCCGAAAAAAGTTCGTCGGCTTGCACTTAAATCTGCACTTTCTTCCAAACTTAAAGAAGAGGATGCAGTAGTATTGGAAAGTATTTCAATTGATGCTCCAAAAACAAAAGAAGTTGTGAAGATGCTGGAAGCACTTAAAGTGGATTCCAAAGCACTGGTTGTAACTGCTGAAAATGATGAAACAGTTAACCGTTCAGCAAATAATCTGCAAAACGTAAAAGTGCTTACGGTAACAGAACTGAACGTACTTGATTTGTTAACGCATGACAAGCTGATCATCACAAAAGAAGCAGCTGAAAAAGCAGGGGAGGTGCTTGCATAA
- the rplW gene encoding 50S ribosomal protein L23, translating to MKDSRDIIKRPVITENTADLMAEKKYTFEVEPKANKTEIKDAVELVFGVNVVKVNTMNLKGKFKRMGRYGGYRSDRKKAIVQLSEDSKELDFFEA from the coding sequence ATGAAAGATTCACGTGATATTATAAAGCGCCCTGTCATTACAGAGAATACTGCTGATTTAATGGCGGAAAAAAAATATACGTTTGAAGTGGAACCGAAAGCCAATAAAACAGAAATTAAAGATGCAGTTGAGCTGGTTTTTGGTGTGAATGTGGTAAAAGTCAACACAATGAATCTTAAAGGTAAGTTTAAGCGGATGGGCCGTTACGGCGGTTACCGTTCAGATCGCAAAAAAGCTATTGTACAGTTATCAGAAGACAGTAAAGAACTGGACTTCTTTGAAGCGTAA
- the rplB gene encoding 50S ribosomal protein L2 encodes MAIKKFKPTSNGRRFMSTSDFAEITTDTPERSLLSPLYKRGGRNNQGKLTTRHQGGGHKRQYRIIDFKRDKDGIPGSVATIEYDPNRSANIALIHYADGEKRYILAPKGIKVGQKIESGENADIKLGNALQLKDIPVGTIIHNIEMKPGRGGQIARSAGAEAQVLGREGKYTLVRLSSGEVRLILSTCRATVGQVGNIEHELISVGKAGRSRWLGKRPTVRGSVMNPNDHPHGGGEGRAPIGRKSPMSPWGKPTLGYKTRQRNKPTDKFIVRKRKK; translated from the coding sequence ATGGCGATTAAAAAATTCAAACCGACCTCAAACGGAAGACGTTTCATGTCAACGTCTGATTTTGCAGAGATCACTACAGATACTCCGGAAAGATCCCTGTTAAGTCCGTTGTATAAACGCGGTGGTCGTAACAACCAAGGTAAATTAACGACTCGTCATCAGGGCGGCGGTCACAAGCGTCAATATCGTATCATCGACTTTAAGCGCGATAAAGATGGTATACCAGGAAGCGTTGCTACAATCGAATACGATCCGAACCGCTCAGCAAACATTGCGCTAATTCACTATGCAGATGGTGAAAAACGCTATATTCTGGCGCCGAAAGGGATTAAAGTAGGACAAAAAATAGAATCCGGAGAAAATGCCGATATTAAACTCGGGAATGCTCTGCAGCTTAAAGATATCCCAGTGGGTACAATCATTCATAACATTGAAATGAAACCGGGACGCGGCGGTCAAATCGCACGTTCAGCGGGTGCAGAAGCTCAGGTTCTTGGCCGTGAAGGGAAATATACATTGGTTCGTTTGTCTTCGGGTGAAGTTCGTCTGATTCTGTCAACGTGCCGTGCAACTGTTGGTCAGGTAGGTAATATTGAGCATGAACTTATCAGTGTTGGTAAAGCCGGCCGTTCCAGATGGCTAGGCAAGCGCCCGACTGTACGTGGTTCTGTTATGAACCCTAACGATCACCCGCATGGTGGTGGTGAAGGACGCGCGCCAATCGGCCGTAAATCACCAATGTCACCTTGGGGCAAACCGACGCTTGGTTACAAGACTCGGCAGCGGAACAAACCTACAGATAAATTTATCGTTCGTAAGCGCAAAAAATAA
- the rpsS gene encoding 30S ribosomal protein S19 encodes MGRSLKKGPFADDHLLKKIDNLNDTDKKQVVKTWSRRSTIFPSFVGHTIAVYDGRKHVPVYVTEDMVGHKLGEFAPSRTFKGHSGDDKKTKR; translated from the coding sequence ATGGGTCGCAGCTTAAAAAAAGGACCTTTTGCAGATGACCATCTATTGAAAAAGATTGATAACCTGAATGATACTGATAAAAAGCAAGTTGTAAAAACTTGGTCCCGTCGTTCAACAATTTTCCCATCTTTTGTCGGTCATACAATCGCTGTTTATGATGGACGCAAACATGTGCCCGTCTACGTAACAGAGGATATGGTCGGACACAAACTGGGTGAATTTGCGCCAAGCCGTACGTTTAAAGGGCATTCTGGCGATGATAAGAAAACAAAACGCTAA
- the rplV gene encoding 50S ribosomal protein L22, whose protein sequence is MQAKAVAKSVRIAPRKVRLVIDLIRGKEVGEAVAILRHTQRGASPVVEKVLNSAIANAEHNYEMEPDNLVISEAFVNEGATLKRFRPRAQGRASKINKRTSHVTVVVTEKKEG, encoded by the coding sequence ATGCAAGCAAAGGCCGTTGCTAAATCAGTTCGAATTGCTCCTCGTAAAGTTCGTTTAGTCATAGATTTGATTCGAGGAAAAGAAGTTGGTGAAGCGGTAGCAATCCTACGTCATACACAACGTGGTGCTTCTCCGGTTGTTGAAAAGGTTTTGAACTCTGCAATTGCAAATGCAGAACACAACTATGAAATGGAGCCGGATAACCTGGTGATTTCCGAAGCATTCGTTAACGAAGGTGCTACATTGAAACGTTTTCGTCCGCGTGCACAAGGACGCGCAAGTAAAATCAATAAACGCACAAGCCACGTTACAGTGGTTGTAACTGAAAAGAAGGAGGGATAG
- the rpsC gene encoding 30S ribosomal protein S3, producing MGQKVNPNGLRVGVINGWESKWYAGKDYADLLHEDIKIREYLENRLRIAAVSSIEIERAANRVNITIHTGKPGMVIGKGGSEVEALRKSLNSLTGKRVHINIMEIKKVDLNATLVADNIARQLENRISFRRAQKQTIQRAMRAGAKGIKTQVSGRLGGADIARAEHYSEGTVPLHTLRADIDYGTAEADTTYGKLGVKVWIYRGEVLPTKSNN from the coding sequence GTGGGTCAAAAAGTAAATCCTAACGGTCTTCGTGTCGGTGTCATTAATGGCTGGGAGTCAAAATGGTATGCTGGCAAAGACTATGCAGACTTACTGCATGAAGATATTAAGATCAGAGAATATCTTGAAAATCGCTTGCGCATTGCTGCTGTTTCTTCGATCGAGATTGAACGTGCGGCAAACCGCGTAAATATCACGATTCACACTGGTAAACCTGGAATGGTTATTGGTAAGGGCGGTTCTGAAGTTGAAGCGCTGCGTAAATCATTAAACAGCCTGACAGGCAAGCGGGTTCATATAAACATCATGGAAATTAAGAAAGTTGACTTGAATGCAACACTTGTTGCAGATAACATTGCTCGTCAGCTGGAAAATCGAATTTCATTCCGACGTGCTCAAAAGCAAACCATTCAACGCGCAATGCGAGCTGGAGCAAAAGGAATTAAAACACAAGTATCCGGACGTCTCGGTGGTGCCGATATTGCTCGTGCGGAACATTACAGTGAAGGAACAGTACCACTTCATACTTTGCGTGCTGATATTGATTACGGCACTGCTGAAGCTGACACTACTTACGGTAAGCTCGGTGTCAAAGTATGGATCTATCGTGGAGAAGTCCTTCCAACTAAATCAAATAATTAA
- the rplP gene encoding 50S ribosomal protein L16 yields MLMPKRVKFRKQHRGKMKGRAKGGTSVAFGEYGLQAIDASWITSRQIEAARIAMTRYMKRGGKVWIKIFPDKPYTAKPLEVRMGSGKGAPEGWVAVVKPGKIMFEIAGVEEEVAREALRLASHKLPIKTKFVKREEIGGEINEG; encoded by the coding sequence ATGTTAATGCCAAAACGCGTAAAATTTCGTAAACAGCATCGTGGTAAAATGAAAGGACGTGCAAAAGGTGGCACTTCAGTTGCCTTCGGTGAGTATGGCCTGCAAGCAATTGATGCTTCCTGGATTACAAGCCGTCAAATAGAGGCTGCCCGTATTGCAATGACTCGTTACATGAAACGTGGCGGTAAAGTTTGGATTAAAATATTCCCTGATAAGCCATACACTGCAAAGCCCCTTGAAGTACGGATGGGTTCCGGTAAAGGTGCTCCTGAAGGATGGGTTGCAGTTGTAAAACCCGGGAAAATTATGTTTGAAATCGCAGGTGTTGAAGAAGAAGTAGCTCGTGAAGCATTGCGTCTTGCTTCTCACAAACTGCCGATTAAAACTAAATTTGTAAAACGTGAAGAAATTGGTGGTGAAATCAATGAAGGCTAA
- the rpmC gene encoding 50S ribosomal protein L29 — MKANEIRELTTAEIEQKVKSLKEELFNLRFQLATGQLENTARIREVKKSIARMKTVVRQRELA; from the coding sequence ATGAAGGCTAATGAAATTAGAGAACTAACCACTGCCGAAATTGAACAAAAAGTTAAATCGTTAAAAGAAGAACTTTTTAATTTACGCTTTCAGCTTGCAACCGGCCAATTGGAAAACACTGCACGTATTCGTGAAGTAAAGAAGTCTATTGCCCGAATGAAAACTGTTGTGCGTCAACGTGAACTAGCGTAA
- the rpsQ gene encoding 30S ribosomal protein S17: protein MTERNDRKVYTGRVVSDKMDKTITVLVETYKFHKLYGKRVKYSKKFKTHDENNQAKTGDIVSIMETRPLSATKRFRLIEIVEEAVII, encoded by the coding sequence ATGACTGAGCGTAATGATCGCAAAGTATACACAGGCCGTGTCGTATCAGATAAAATGGATAAAACAATAACTGTTCTGGTTGAGACATATAAGTTTCATAAACTGTATGGCAAACGTGTTAAGTATTCCAAGAAGTTTAAAACACATGATGAAAATAACCAGGCAAAAACTGGTGATATTGTTTCTATTATGGAAACTCGTCCGCTGTCTGCCACAAAACGTTTCCGTCTGATTGAAATCGTTGAAGAAGCGGTAATTATATAA
- the rplN gene encoding 50S ribosomal protein L14: MIQQETRLKVADNSGAREVLTVKVLGGSGRKTANIGDVIVCTVKHATPGGVVKKGEVVKAVIVRSKSGMRRKDGSYIRFDENAAVIIRDDKSPRGTRIFGPVARELRDAKFMKIVSLAPEVL; encoded by the coding sequence ATGATTCAACAAGAAACCCGTTTAAAAGTTGCAGATAACTCTGGTGCAAGAGAAGTTTTAACGGTTAAAGTATTAGGCGGATCCGGACGGAAAACAGCCAATATAGGTGATGTAATTGTTTGTACGGTTAAACATGCAACACCAGGTGGCGTTGTTAAAAAAGGTGAAGTTGTTAAAGCTGTTATCGTTCGTTCCAAGTCAGGAATGCGCCGTAAAGATGGGTCATATATTCGTTTTGATGAAAATGCTGCCGTAATTATTCGTGACGACAAAAGTCCAAGAGGAACTCGTATCTTCGGACCGGTTGCACGTGAATTGCGCGATGCAAAATTCATGAAAATCGTATCTCTAGCTCCAGAAGTTTTATAA
- the rplX gene encoding 50S ribosomal protein L24, translating to MHVKKGDKVKVISGKDRGKDGTILEAYPKKDRVLVEGINMTKKHAKPSQDNPQGGILNQEAPIHVSNVMLIDPKSGEPTRVGYQDNDGKKVRIAKKSGEAVDK from the coding sequence ATGCATGTAAAAAAAGGTGATAAAGTAAAAGTTATTTCCGGTAAAGACCGCGGTAAAGACGGCACTATTTTAGAAGCTTATCCGAAGAAGGACCGTGTTTTGGTTGAAGGCATCAACATGACCAAAAAGCACGCAAAACCGTCTCAGGATAACCCGCAGGGTGGCATCCTCAATCAGGAGGCTCCTATCCACGTTTCTAATGTAATGCTGATAGATCCGAAATCCGGCGAACCAACTCGTGTTGGCTATCAGGATAATGACGGAAAGAAAGTCCGCATCGCTAAAAAATCCGGTGAAGCAGTAGATAAATAG
- the rplE gene encoding 50S ribosomal protein L5, with amino-acid sequence MNELKQKYREDILPSMMSKFNYESVMQVPDVEKIVINMGVGDAVQNSKALDNAVEELSLISGQKPMVTRAKKSIAGFRLREGMPIGAKVTLRGERMYEFLQKLIAVSLPRVRDFRGISKKAFDGRGNYTLGVKEQLIFPEINYDKVSKVRGMDIVIVTTSNTDEEARELLAQLGMPFQK; translated from the coding sequence ATGAATGAACTTAAACAAAAGTATCGTGAAGATATACTACCATCAATGATGAGCAAATTTAATTATGAATCTGTTATGCAAGTACCTGATGTTGAAAAAATAGTAATTAACATGGGTGTTGGTGATGCCGTTCAGAACTCAAAAGCATTGGATAATGCTGTTGAAGAGCTATCATTAATTTCCGGACAAAAGCCTATGGTAACCCGTGCTAAAAAATCAATTGCTGGATTCCGTTTGCGTGAAGGAATGCCTATCGGGGCGAAAGTAACACTGCGTGGCGAGCGCATGTACGAGTTCTTGCAAAAGTTAATTGCAGTTTCGCTTCCGCGTGTGCGTGATTTCCGTGGTATTTCCAAAAAAGCTTTTGATGGCCGGGGTAATTATACGCTTGGTGTTAAAGAACAACTGATTTTCCCGGAAATTAACTATGATAAAGTAAGTAAAGTGCGTGGTATGGACATTGTCATTGTAACAACTTCCAATACTGATGAAGAAGCACGTGAATTGTTGGCTCAGTTAGGCATGCCTTTCCAGAAGTAA
- the rpsN gene encoding 30S ribosomal protein S14, whose translation MAKKSMIAKQQRPQKFKVREYTRCERCGRPHSVIRKFKLCRICFRELAYKGQIPGVKKASW comes from the coding sequence GTGGCTAAAAAATCAATGATTGCGAAACAACAACGCCCACAGAAATTTAAAGTACGTGAATATACACGCTGTGAACGATGTGGCCGACCGCATTCAGTAATCCGTAAATTTAAACTTTGCCGTATTTGTTTCCGTGAACTTGCCTATAAAGGTCAAATTCCTGGTGTCAAAAAAGCAAGCTGGTAA
- the rpsH gene encoding 30S ribosomal protein S8: MVMTDPIADMLTRIRNANMAGHDKLELPASKIKKEIADILKREGFVRDYEFIEDNKQGVLRIFLKYGVKKARVITGIKRISKPGLRVYAKADEVPRVLNGLGIAIVSTSNGVLSDKEARTQAVGGEVLAYVW, translated from the coding sequence ATGGTTATGACAGATCCAATCGCAGATATGCTGACCCGTATTCGAAATGCTAATATGGCAGGTCATGATAAGCTGGAACTTCCGGCTTCCAAGATAAAAAAGGAAATCGCCGATATCCTTAAGCGCGAAGGCTTTGTCCGCGATTATGAATTCATTGAGGATAACAAGCAAGGTGTTCTGCGCATTTTCCTTAAATACGGCGTTAAAAAGGCACGCGTAATTACAGGCATTAAGCGCATCAGTAAACCGGGCTTGCGGGTATACGCAAAAGCTGACGAGGTACCGCGTGTGCTGAACGGTTTGGGAATTGCTATTGTATCCACATCAAACGGTGTGCTTTCTGATAAAGAAGCACGTACACAAGCTGTTGGTGGCGAAGTACTGGCATATGTTTGGTAA
- the rplF gene encoding 50S ribosomal protein L6, translating to MSRIGLKPIEIPEGVEIKLDGTTITVKGPKGELTRDLHEDMKVVIEGNVLTVERPSEHKEHRALHGTTRSLIGNMVEGVHKGFEKNLEINGVGYRALKQGDKVVVNAGYSHPVELDPIEGIEIDVPKNTQIIVKGINKELVGAVAANIRAIRPPEPYKGKGIRYEGERVRQKEGKTAK from the coding sequence ATGTCTCGTATAGGACTTAAACCAATTGAAATTCCAGAGGGCGTTGAAATTAAATTGGACGGAACTACAATTACAGTAAAAGGTCCAAAAGGTGAACTGACAAGAGACCTTCATGAAGATATGAAAGTGGTTATCGAAGGGAATGTTCTTACTGTTGAACGTCCAAGTGAGCACAAAGAACATCGTGCATTGCATGGGACCACCCGCAGCCTGATCGGTAATATGGTTGAAGGGGTGCATAAAGGTTTTGAAAAAAACCTTGAAATCAATGGTGTAGGTTACCGTGCGCTAAAACAGGGTGACAAGGTAGTGGTTAACGCAGGATATTCACACCCGGTGGAACTGGATCCGATCGAAGGTATCGAAATTGATGTTCCTAAAAACACACAAATCATCGTAAAAGGTATTAATAAAGAGCTGGTTGGCGCAGTTGCTGCAAACATCCGGGCTATCAGACCGCCTGAGCCTTATAAAGGAAAAGGTATTCGTTACGAAGGCGAGCGTGTACGACAAAAAGAAGGTAAAACTGCTAAGTAA
- the rplR gene encoding 50S ribosomal protein L18 has protein sequence MITKPDKNAVRKRRHTRVRKNVTGTPERPRLNVYRSNKHIYAQLINDVEGVTLASASTKDNGIDVQSGANVDAAVEVGKLVAKRAQDKGYKLVVFDRGGYLYHGRVKALADAAREAGLEF, from the coding sequence ATGATCACAAAGCCTGACAAAAATGCTGTACGCAAAAGAAGACATACGCGTGTTCGCAAGAATGTTACCGGAACACCGGAACGCCCACGTCTCAATGTGTACCGCTCAAATAAACACATTTATGCACAATTGATTAATGATGTTGAAGGTGTAACATTGGCAAGCGCCTCAACAAAAGACAATGGAATTGACGTTCAGTCCGGCGCTAACGTTGATGCAGCTGTCGAAGTAGGAAAGTTGGTTGCTAAACGTGCCCAGGATAAAGGTTACAAATTGGTAGTATTTGACCGTGGAGGCTACCTTTATCATGGACGTGTAAAAGCATTGGCAGATGCAGCCCGTGAGGCAGGTCTTGAATTTTAA
- the rpsE gene encoding 30S ribosomal protein S5: protein MHTSIDPNKLDLEERVVAINRVAKVVKGGRNFRFAALVVVGDKNGHVGFGTGKSKEVPEAIKKAVDDAKKNLITVPIVGTTIPHEIHGQFGSGNVLMKPAAEGTGVISGGPVRAILELAGVGDILTKSLGSNTPINMIRATLNGLTNLKRAEEVAKLRGKSVEELLG from the coding sequence ATGCATACTAGCATTGATCCGAACAAATTAGATCTTGAAGAACGCGTTGTTGCGATTAACCGTGTTGCAAAAGTTGTAAAAGGTGGACGTAATTTCCGCTTTGCTGCACTTGTTGTTGTGGGAGATAAAAATGGTCACGTAGGCTTTGGAACCGGAAAGTCTAAGGAAGTACCAGAAGCAATTAAAAAAGCGGTTGACGATGCAAAGAAAAACCTGATTACAGTACCAATTGTTGGAACGACTATTCCGCATGAAATTCATGGACAATTCGGTTCTGGTAATGTATTGATGAAACCAGCTGCAGAAGGTACAGGGGTTATTTCCGGCGGACCTGTTCGTGCGATCCTCGAACTTGCAGGTGTCGGCGACATTCTGACAAAATCGCTTGGTTCAAACACACCGATTAACATGATTCGTGCAACATTAAACGGACTGACAAACTTGAAGCGCGCGGAAGAAGTTGCAAAACTGCGCGGAAAGTCTGTAGAAGAACTGTTAGGATAA
- the rpmD gene encoding 50S ribosomal protein L30 → MSKQLEITLTRSVIGRTESQRQTVQTLGLKKIHQSVVREDTPAVRGLVNKVSHLITVKEV, encoded by the coding sequence ATGTCTAAACAATTAGAAATCACCCTCACGCGCAGTGTTATTGGCAGAACAGAATCGCAACGCCAAACTGTTCAAACACTAGGACTTAAAAAAATCCATCAATCCGTTGTTCGTGAAGATACTCCAGCCGTTCGCGGTTTGGTTAATAAAGTATCCCATCTCATAACGGTTAAAGAAGTATAA
- the rplO gene encoding 50S ribosomal protein L15, whose protein sequence is MKLHELNASEGNRKKRNRVGRGMSSGNGKTSGRGHKGQKARSGGNTRVGFEGGQMPLFQRLPKRGFTNIHRKELAIVNLDALNRFEEGTEVTPELLLEEGVVSKLKAGVKVLGKGAVEKNLTVKAHKFSASAKEAIEAAGGKTEVI, encoded by the coding sequence ATGAAACTTCATGAATTGAACGCATCAGAAGGAAACCGTAAAAAGCGCAATCGCGTAGGCCGCGGAATGTCATCTGGAAATGGTAAAACATCTGGCAGAGGACACAAAGGACAAAAAGCACGTTCAGGCGGTAATACCCGCGTTGGTTTTGAAGGTGGTCAAATGCCATTATTTCAACGGTTGCCTAAACGCGGCTTTACAAATATTCACCGTAAAGAATTGGCAATTGTAAACCTTGATGCTTTAAATCGATTTGAAGAAGGCACAGAAGTTACACCTGAGCTATTACTTGAAGAGGGTGTCGTAAGCAAACTTAAAGCAGGCGTTAAAGTGCTCGGCAAGGGCGCTGTCGAAAAGAACCTTACAGTAAAAGCTCATAAGTTCTCTGCTTCAGCGAAGGAAGCGATCGAAGCAGCGGGCGGTAAAACAGAGGTGATTTAA